From the genome of Heliangelus exortis chromosome 23, bHelExo1.hap1, whole genome shotgun sequence:
ACAGTTCTGGGTAAGATAAGCTCCTTTGTCACTTTGTCCTTTGTCCTTCAAGTGAAAGCTTAAAGCCAGTAAACACTTGACTGCTATTAGGTCTTTCTAAATGATACTTGGTAGAGTCAGTcatgaaaaggaggaagaaaaaaatgcgAGGGGCAAagcctgacaaaaaaaaaaaaaaaaaagatgttccCAGTACTAACACAGAATTTGGTGCTATCTTATGCCCATTCTGTAATTTCCAGTAAAGCATCTGATGTCTTTTGAGAAAGTCTGAACTCACAGAGGATGGTTTTCTGTACAGTGATGTGTACTGAGCATCAGAGGAGCATGAGGCTGTATAGCTTAGGGAAGAAAGCTAATGGGAAACTCATTACATTCTGACttaaataatagtaataaaaaaagagcTTGTTATTTCACCACTTTGTTGAAAATTTTATCCTCTACAAGAAGTTCCTAAACATATAAAGCATTCTGTTAATACCCTTTATCTGTGGGTACTTCTTACTTATGTGCTAGgaaagattttggtttttttctatgcaAACTTTGCCTGTTCAGAATCtcccagaaaatgaaaactaacAAGGTACTCTCACACTCCTTTCCTAGCAGAATGAACAGTGCAGTCTGGCTTCTTGTCTCTGTGTCATCTTATTACTGTTTGTTTtcgttgttgttgttttatctCTGataagcaaactttttttttttttttttaactcttgtTGTTCCTCAGACCACCAAAGCCTTTCTGCCCAGGATGCTGGAGTTGCAGAATGGACACATTGTTTGCCTGAACTCTGTCCTGGCCTTGTCAGCCATCCCTGGTGCCATTGACTACTGCACCTCCAAAGCCTCATCCTTTGCCTTTATGGAGAGCCTgaccctggggctgctggacTGTCCTGGAGTGAATGCCACAACAGTCCTGCCCTTCCACACAAGCACAGAGATGTTTCAGGGCATGAGAATCAGGTCAGTCCAGGGGAACTGGAATAAAGCATCTCATTTTAAATGAATCATCAGAATACACTCCTAATTAATGGTTCATTTAGTTAAGAGAATTTGATGTCTCATTTGGCTGCCTGGGAACAGAGGGTCACTCTAGGCCACCTGGGACTCATCAGACTGGTTCCCTCAGTTTGCTGGCATATTCATACAGCCTGCCTGGGCTGAGAGAGACATTTGCTTctgcaaagaaaactgaaagctaTTTTTCCCTGAGTGTATTTGGACCATAAGCAGCCACTAGAAAGGGAGGGCAGGCAGTCTGAAAATCGAGGTAATTCAAAAGGAGCAGTCTACaaattacttgaaaattaaCAGTACAAATTCCTTCTTCACTTGTTGAAATACTGAAATCTTTCCCACCAAAAGAAATGACAGCCACTTACTGAAGTAAGTCTAGCAGTACCTTCTTTTTACCTCTATGTAGGAGAACAAATTCACAGACTAACAGCTGACCAAATCAGTCTTCTAAATTACCTATTCATACAGTTTGTGCTGTCTTAGTCAAGAAGATATGCAGTGTCAAACTATTGCTGGAGCTAGGAAAAACACGTTTGGTATTTAAAGCAACAGGGCAGAATATTTGTCTTTCACCTGTCAAGAATTTGAATCAAGCAAAGAGCAacacagaggaggaggaaaaacatcAACACTGAAAAGAcagcattttggttttggtttgcatACCATATAAGAAAATTCCTGAATCAAGGTTCTGAATACACTTTGCCACTTCACCCTAAAGGCACCAGCATGTACATTCTTAACTGGTTAGCAAACCCAGTAGTACCAGTTGGAACTGggctttctgctttccagctttCTGGCTGGAACTGGAATGTTTTGCTCCTTCTGGCTTAGTTACCAGTGATATTTTAGTGAGTAACAGGACATGGACAGTGATATGTTAAAGGAGTTTGGttaacaaataattatttttattttttactttatttattcaGGTTCCCTaatctttttcctcctctcaaGCCAGAGACAGTGGCTAGGAGAACAGTAGAAGCTGTTCAGATGAATCAAGCCTTCCTGCTACTTCCATGGACAATGCATGTTCTTGTCATCCtaaaaaggtaaatatttcCTTTGCCCAGCAATTGCTCAGGCAGTTTGGCAAGACTGGCTTAGAGCCCTCCCTGTGTGCCCTCTGAGGGGACCTCAGTGTGACACTGACCCCATATCCAGGATCAGACTGGTTCATCccttcccatggaaaaaaagcatagaaCTAAAAGGGAGAAAACTGTCTGAGATTCCCTTTGTAGATGTTTTCCTTGAGTATTACTCAATTATGAAACCAGTTTCACTCCCAAAATTTGGATTCCTGAGGTCTGAACTGGTCTTTGTATCTAGCAGGTTTTTTAAGATATGCATGTAGTTGATTTTGATTTAGTTAAGCCACTTTTTGAACACAGAGCTTTATATTGTAAAGGATTTTTGTACAATAAAGTATGCACATCAGATCTGTATTTAGGGAACACTGCTTCTGTTAAAGCaatgaaactattttaaaaatatttttgtatgtgATTAGCACAGGAATTTTAAAGTCCCTAAGGAAAGAAAGTCATAACTTCATATCCTGAAACAACTAGAGAAAGGGAACTTAAAATTGTGTTTCCATGAGAGTTGGCAACTAAAGCCTTTGGAAAACCTACTTCAGTTAGGAACTGAAACAAAGCCATGAgatttttgttgaaaataatCACAATATTGCATttcaaaccaggaaaaataatttgcaataaATGCTTTGCTCTGAATATAAAATTTGGGATACTCTCAAAAGttcacagaaactgaaatagggctgttttcccttctccttgATTGTAAGAATTAATAGTTTATTTTCTATTACAGTAGGTGTAAGGAAATTAGATCTATATCCATACCTCGTGTAAGCATGCAACATGCCTCACACAAATGGATGGCAAGTTAACCAGACAACTCAGTTTAAGTTCATGTATTTCAGAGTGCAGGATTCTGCACAATATTTGGGAGGAATAAAACATGATGGGATCTTCCAAGTTACAGTTCTTACAGACATTTTTggataaatatttctgtagagAAAGAGAGCTTGATATAATTTCCTCATTTTAGGCCTCCTTGCAGCAGGATAATGACATGTTTTGTCTGTTTGCTCTCCCTAGCTGATTTTTGAGAATATGTGTACTTATGTATGTGTGTACATAAATGCATATTTACACATCCTCTTATTAGAACAGACTAAGAGGTTTGCCAggtctgtttattttctttctgcttctcctgcagcatTCTCCCTCAGGCAGCACTTGAAGAAATCCACAAGTTTTCTGGGAGCTACACCTGCATGAACACTTTTAAAGGACGAACATAAACTTGGTGGTGCAGAGACTGTTCTTCAGCTAAACCAACACAAGCATGAAAATCCTGACAAGACTCTGAATCAGCAGTCTTGGCTTTTAGCCTGTTCATGTGACTTGCACTGCTCTGAGGCAACACATTTCTTGCAGGTCATATCCATAGTAACATGACCTTTGCACAGGATTGAATGACTAGACTATGGAcccttggaaagaaaaacaaaaagtgtGAAATGTTTGTATGATGTTTAATTCTTTAGAGTTCGGTTGTTAAAGCTAATCATAGATTTAAgatgtaatttttgtttctaaagtGTCTGTGGGCTGTCTCTGCTGAGAGGCAGCACATTGCATCCCATCCTTCATCCCCTCTCTCCAGAGGAACAGAAGTTACCAACTGCTACTGGTTCCATTTCAGCTTTTTGAATGGGGAACTTAAAAAATCCTTTGAAGAGCTAAGTTATGGACATTTAGTGGAAgcttcctccccttccttcacTTTACATCCATTGATGAAGCTGTGCTCAACTCACATCAGGGAAGGTGCAAACTGTGGAGAGATGTTTTCTTTGGTAAAGGCCACCCAGGACTTCTGTCTGGAAGGACTCTGCTGTCTGATTTCACCTGTGAAGGCTGGAGAGGAATGCTCAGTCAGAAGAGCAGACAGTTTGAATAATGGAAGATTCTGTCACTGAACTCCTATGTGAAATTTAATTgtctttctgaatatttttgttcattcatgataaaatatatatatatttttagcatTAATCCCAGATTGCCACACGTGTAGGCAGCATCCCACTGGGGATGAACTAAATCTAGAACTAAAACTAGAGCCTGCTTGTACAAACATACACTCACTGACATAATCCATGCAGAGGAAAATCCATTGTATCAATCTGCAGAGTGAAGTAAGTGAATAATGCTCTAAAAATAGAAGAGGCAGAACTGTAGTGTGCATGAAATGTGAAGTTTGGAAGCACAGTTAGCAAAGACCTGATTAAATGCACGATGAATTCAACTGGGAATGTACCCATTGTTTTTTAGGGGCATTGAATCAGGTACTGATCAGCCAAAAGTGATAAATACTGCTTGGACTGAAATGCCAGAGCAGCTagacattatttatttttgtaatgatATATTCTCTGTGACAGCCTAGTAAGAACAACACTGCATTCCTATGCCAGATGCAGTGTGCAGCACTAGGCATTGTAATGTCATTGAAACATTGGAACACTGCTAAAAGAGGAATTAATATAATTGCAATACAAGGAAAGTAGCAAGCTTAACTGGAGAACACCTGAAAGAAGCACCTCCAGGGAGGCCAGGTGGTTAAAGGAGTGAATTTAGGGCTTCTGACTTGAATGTGGGGCTTTTCCATACCTGTCCTGTGTGACCTGGGGCAAGCTGCATAATTTCAAGGTGCACCTTGACCTGCAAAGCAGATACTTCTAGTGTTTCCCTACCTCAAAAGTTTTAAGTCTAGCTACCTAAATGTTTGTCAAAAGCTCAGCAAATTCACATGGAAAATGCTATAGAAAGGAGAAGCAGTactcaagaggaaaaaaacccatacacCAAATTATACAGCTTCCTAAAAGAAATCTGAGTTACAGCAGAAAAACTATGAGCTAGAAATAACCCCCTTGGCTCTGCCATGTAAAATGTCGACCAGCAATGTAGGTCCAGCTGAGCCTGGCTGCAAACCAGGAGGTAAAGCTCTTCCTGCACAGCTTAGGGTGAAGAGAGTGCCAAAAGTGCCATTGATGCAACCCCTCTGCTGCGTGGTGTTTTGAGGAACTCTTGTGTCTGGGTCAGTGCTTTCCTTCAGAGTGCAGAAGATAGAAGCTGTAGCACTGTGCCAGCTTTAAAAAGGTTTCTTACAAtggagttttgttttgaattcCTAAATGTCTGAGGCTTTCTGGAGAGGATGAAAAGAAACTTTGATCTCTATGATTCTGAAGCCCACCCTAATAGATgctttcagctttatttttttgtaaattttctcagaagaaaactaGAAAACTAGTTCAATGAAAACACAAATTCAATGAAGGGAGAATCCTTCCAGGATCTGCAGTAATAGTGAAGGTACCATATTTATCAAGAGatgggtgggaggggaagggatgaTTATATGTACCTCCCCTTATGCACTCTAATCCTTTCTGGTTCCTCATTAATCACAGTCAAGCATGCCAGGATTATAGATGTAAGAGCTAACAGGATTGGTGAAAAAGGGCACCCTGCAGTGCACCCTTAAATTAAACCTTTATGCTGAGATTCTGTTCATTGATGACATCCTAATGTAAGAAGTGAGGTAAAAACCTAATACACATATTGAAATTATCTCCCCACTCACCCCCAAATCCTGCCCCTTGGCTGAATCTGCTCTTTTCCTGCACTGCATAAAGCTACTCCCTGTCTTCAGAGGTTGTCTTGTATACTCCGTGCTATTGATTTCTTTCTAATGAATATAAACAAGTCAGAATGTAGCTGAGACTCTTGCCGTTTCCCTCCtctcatacacacacacaaaccttgcctctctcttcccctcaggGTCTCTGAGCAGACAGCAGGTCAAATAGCAGTCACAGTGGGGGAGAGGTATGCAGCaaacagcagaggaggaaaacattGACTTTGCTTTTCAGATAGTAAGGAAGAGTTGGGTAAGAGACTTTCTTCTCTCCTGAGTGTTGCAAGACAGAATGCTCTCCATCCAGTAAGCTACTTGAAAATTGGATGGAtacttttgaaaacttttttttttttacagaaaggcTCCTCTGGAATGCCTGCTGAGGTCTCCTGTCCTTTTCACATAAGGTTAGTATTGGGCAATTTTGAAGAGCTGCAAATGTGGACAAGCTTTGTTGAAGCCTAAGGCCTTCTCAAAGGCATTTCCGCCCTTtgacttattttaattttggttttccctgctctctccactgcctcctgctttccactgcacaattattttttttttcttctgttttcctatGTCATTACTGCACTTTCAGTGCCACCATCTTGAAGCCAGATGTCATACAGAGTCTGGAGTAAATCTAAATCGGggtatatatttattattctgCTGGAGAAATCTCAGTGAAGCTGTAGAAATAGGTCACAGAAATTTCATATGAAATTAGCTAAGCTCTTGCAGTTTTACTTGCTTCAATCTATGAAGAAGTAGAAAACCctttactgtatttttgtgCAGGAGGTTGCTTCTGGTTTAAAATTGGAATAATAGAGAAATTTTTTACCATTTTGGGAAATATGTTCTCCTGCTAgtaaaaaaacatatttaaatggGAGGATTTTTCAGTTCCAGGTGTTTTCAGAGGCCAGTGTTTGtacaaagtaattttcataATTAGTGAGGCAGTGCAGGGAGAGAAGGACTCCTTTGTAAGTAAACTTGATTCCTTATGTTCAATATCTGATACtgtcttttggttttgatgagaaaaaaaaaatcatgttccCTCTTGCACCCTTGGTGAACTTTAAAAAGGCCCTTCCAGCTGTACCCCTGCTCAGCGTGGGTTTTCAGCAGGATGAGGAGCGAGCTGTGGAAGTGGGAACTGTACCCTGTCTGTGTGTCCATTGTTGTGTTGGGGTTAAAAAGTGACAAAGTCCAACCCTGCGTTTCTTCTAGAACGTCACCGAAAGTGCCTGGGCAAGTGATTCTGATGTTTGCAAAGAGAAACTTGTTGTACTTTTATGTAATGTGTTAATTAGTGTGGGTGGATATGATCAGATCTAGTCTTGCAAGCCTTTCAGACAACTCCCTGAACACTCCCACCTTCAGATATTAGCAGAGAGCTCTGCACTTGCCAAATCTCCTGAAAACGCAGTAACAGACTCAAGGCAGGCAGAGCCTAAGTGGGGGCATTTGTTTCAAAGAGAACACATCTGTTTTTAGCAGACATTTAATTTGGCTCAGTGTTTTCCTCTAGCTGAAATGCAACTGTTGAGAAAAGAATACAGGCTGACCTTGGATCAGctactttgtttttatttcttcatgtgGCTTTAATAAACTTAATATGGGTGACAGCCACTTTTTTGACAGCACTTGCTCATACTAAGGGTAAAGGAAGATTATGtcaaatgtaatatttttcctttttcaccaACCAACAGCCCTGAGAATCAGAATATTCTGCACTGCCCCTGGAGCTCTCa
Proteins encoded in this window:
- the DHRS3 gene encoding short-chain dehydrogenase/reductase 3 isoform X3, which encodes MQIILWGRTEKCLKETTEEIRMMGTECHYFICDVGNREEVYRQAKAVREKVGDITILVNNAAVVHGKSLMDSDDDALLKSQHINTLGQFWTTKAFLPRMLELQNGHIVCLNSVLALSAIPGAIDYCTSKASSFAFMESLTLGLLDCPGVNATTVLPFHTSTEMFQGMRIRFPNLFPPLKPETVARRTVEAVQMNQAFLLLPWTMHVLVILKSILPQAALEEIHKFSGSYTCMNTFKGRT
- the DHRS3 gene encoding short-chain dehydrogenase/reductase 3 isoform X4, which translates into the protein MMGTECHYFICDVGNREEVYRQAKAVREKVGDITILVNNAAVVHGKSLMDSDDDALLKSQHINTLGQFWTTKAFLPRMLELQNGHIVCLNSVLALSAIPGAIDYCTSKASSFAFMESLTLGLLDCPGVNATTVLPFHTSTEMFQGMRIRFPNLFPPLKPETVARRTVEAVQMNQAFLLLPWTMHVLVILKSILPQAALEEIHKFSGSYTCMNTFKGRT
- the DHRS3 gene encoding short-chain dehydrogenase/reductase 3 isoform X2, giving the protein MIWKWLGALLLFPVQMVYLVVKAAVCLVLPPKLRDLSMENVLITGGGRGIGRHLAREFAKRGARKVGDITILVNNAAVVHGKSLMDSDDDALLKSQHINTLGQFWTTKAFLPRMLELQNGHIVCLNSVLALSAIPGAIDYCTSKASSFAFMESLTLGLLDCPGVNATTVLPFHTSTEMFQGMRIRFPNLFPPLKPETVARRTVEAVQMNQAFLLLPWTMHVLVILKSILPQAALEEIHKFSGSYTCMNTFKGRT
- the DHRS3 gene encoding short-chain dehydrogenase/reductase 3 isoform X1, which gives rise to MIWKWLGALLLFPVQMVYLVVKAAVCLVLPPKLRDLSMENVLITGGGRGIGRHLAREFAKRGARKIILWGRTEKCLKETTEEIRMMGTECHYFICDVGNREEVYRQAKAVREKVGDITILVNNAAVVHGKSLMDSDDDALLKSQHINTLGQFWTTKAFLPRMLELQNGHIVCLNSVLALSAIPGAIDYCTSKASSFAFMESLTLGLLDCPGVNATTVLPFHTSTEMFQGMRIRFPNLFPPLKPETVARRTVEAVQMNQAFLLLPWTMHVLVILKSILPQAALEEIHKFSGSYTCMNTFKGRT